In Rattus rattus isolate New Zealand chromosome 3, Rrattus_CSIRO_v1, whole genome shotgun sequence, one genomic interval encodes:
- the LOC116897199 gene encoding riboflavin kinase yields MRSLPFFCRGQVVRGFGRGSKQLGIPTANFPEQVVDNLPADVSTGIYYGWASVGSGEVHKMVVSIGWNPYYKNVKKSMETHIIHTFKEDFYGEILNVAIVGYLRPEKNFDSLESLISAIQGDIEEAKKQLDIPEHLKLKDDNFFQVSKSKIMNGH; encoded by the coding sequence ATGAGGAGCCTGCCGTTCTTCTGCCGAGGTCAGGTGGTGCGTGGCTTCGGCCGCGGCTCCAAGCAACTGGGCATCCCCACAGCCAATTTTCCTGAACAAGTAGTAGACAATCTTCCAGCTGATGTGTCCACTGGCATCTATTACGGCTGGGCCAGCGTTGGGAGTGGAGAGGTCCATAAAATGGTGGTGAGCATAGGATGGAATCCATACTACAAGAATGTGAAGAAGTCCATGGAAACCCATATCATCCATACCTTCAAAGAGGACTTTTATGGGGAGATTCTCAATGTGGCCATTGTTGGCTACCTCAGACCTGAAAAGAACTTTGATTCTTTAGAGTCACTTATTTCTGCGATTCAAGGTGATATTGAAGAAGCTAAAAAACAACTGGATATACCAGAACATTTGAAACTCAAAGATGACAATTTCTTCCAAGTTTCTAAAAGCAAAATTATGAATGGCCACTGA